In Nocardia asteroides, the following proteins share a genomic window:
- a CDS encoding DUF3108 domain-containing protein, with product MHTVFRDPFIPDGEKSVYTVGLAGQPHGIELTHVVTREKGGYRTLLEARPGSGHPPLTLTIEQRFGRVGGRLRAERYRAETRSGTTVVSREEANFVDTVHLPFGGVPGPFPADVMPVAGGLTLLRGLAFAEGLTETIEVWLAFSVCWPLVARVEKRTTVELATGAVPCWQVRLRPGFGQVNALLDKVIGTVLPPFVAHFEEAAPHRLVRLSFPTQLSLTAQRAVLELRP from the coding sequence GTGCACACCGTCTTTCGTGATCCGTTCATTCCCGACGGCGAGAAATCGGTCTACACCGTCGGCCTGGCCGGGCAGCCGCACGGCATCGAACTGACCCACGTGGTCACCCGGGAGAAGGGCGGCTACCGCACCCTGCTGGAGGCCAGGCCCGGGTCCGGCCACCCGCCGCTGACCCTCACCATCGAGCAGCGCTTCGGCCGCGTCGGCGGGCGGTTGCGGGCCGAGCGGTACCGGGCCGAGACCCGCTCGGGCACGACCGTGGTCTCGCGGGAGGAGGCGAACTTCGTCGACACCGTGCACCTGCCGTTCGGCGGCGTGCCCGGGCCGTTCCCCGCCGACGTGATGCCCGTCGCCGGCGGGCTGACGCTGCTGCGCGGTCTGGCCTTCGCCGAGGGCCTCACCGAGACGATCGAGGTATGGCTGGCGTTCTCGGTGTGCTGGCCGCTGGTCGCGCGGGTGGAGAAGCGGACGACGGTCGAGCTGGCCACCGGCGCGGTGCCGTGCTGGCAGGTGCGGTTGCGGCCCGGGTTCGGACAGGTGAACGCGTTGCTGGACAAGGTGATCGGCACGGTGCTGCCGCCGTTCGTCGCGCACTTCGAGGAGGCGGCCCCGCACCGGCTGGTGCGGCTGAGCTTCCCGACCCAGCTCTCGCTCACCGCGCAGCGCGCGGTGCTGGAGCTGCGGCCGTGA
- a CDS encoding molybdopterin-dependent oxidoreductase has protein sequence MVETQPKATACVLCECNCGITVELDGRRFAKIRGDKSHPASAGYTCEKAMRLDLYQNGPHRLTSPLKRQPDGTYREIDWDTALDEITARLVALRAAHGGESIFFYGGGGQGNHLGSANALALRGALGSVYHSNALAQEKTGEIWVDGRLYGGHTKGDFEHAEVLVFVGKNPWQSHSFPRARPVLKEVAADPARSMVVIDPRVSETAAMADFHLQVAPGRDAWLMAALVAVIIQEDLVDAEFLTAHTAGYDEVRTAFRDIDIPAFATISGVDVDRIRAAARRIAAAASVCVYEDLGIQQAPNSTLVSYLNKLLWIVTGNFGRPGTMFLHSSFALLAGGSGGGSGAPRRRSSGAARLRKRVLARTVTAAAATVGAALPALARVDALRPGVEAGASALLDAVVPLAGGLLGGGGGGGGNRVTPVTGAKIIGGLVPCNSIADEILTDHPNRFRALWIDSSNPAHSLPDSGRFRDAMRATELSVVIDVAFTETARQADYVLPAASQFEKPEATFFNFEFPRNVFHLRKPLLEPLQGTLSEPEIYARLLRRLRVVDDATITRLRRAAETGRDTFGATFLATVAADPGLAKVVPFLLYETLGATLDPAVRGAAVLWGVSQLCALSNPKAVGRAGFTGRGLTPGNKLFDAIVASPTGVVFTDDTWDDVWQYVKRADRRFTLDVDTLLAEVRALPTARTQWTTPEFPLVLAAGERRSFTANTIFRNPDWRRRDREGHLRVSAADAATAGLSDGDPARLVTATGAATVTVEISDMMRPGNIALPNGHGLDFPHPDGTTTTGIAPNELTSTTHKDAFAGTPWHKHVPARLERVQSAANAP, from the coding sequence ATGGTGGAAACGCAGCCGAAGGCGACCGCGTGTGTCCTGTGTGAGTGCAACTGCGGCATCACCGTCGAGCTCGACGGGCGCCGCTTCGCCAAGATCCGTGGCGACAAATCGCATCCGGCGTCGGCGGGATACACCTGCGAGAAGGCCATGCGCCTCGACCTCTACCAGAACGGGCCCCACCGCCTCACCAGCCCGCTGAAGCGGCAGCCCGACGGCACCTACCGCGAAATCGACTGGGACACAGCGCTCGACGAGATCACCGCGCGGCTGGTCGCGCTGCGCGCCGCGCACGGTGGCGAGTCGATCTTCTTCTACGGCGGCGGCGGACAGGGCAACCACCTGGGCTCGGCCAACGCGCTCGCGCTGCGCGGCGCGCTCGGATCGGTGTATCACTCGAACGCGCTGGCGCAGGAGAAGACCGGCGAGATCTGGGTGGACGGGCGCCTCTACGGTGGGCACACCAAGGGCGATTTCGAGCATGCCGAGGTGCTGGTGTTCGTCGGCAAGAACCCGTGGCAGTCGCACAGTTTCCCGCGCGCCCGGCCGGTGCTCAAGGAGGTCGCGGCCGATCCGGCGCGGTCGATGGTGGTGATCGACCCGCGGGTCAGCGAGACCGCGGCCATGGCCGATTTCCACCTGCAGGTCGCGCCCGGTCGCGATGCCTGGCTGATGGCCGCGCTGGTCGCGGTGATCATCCAGGAGGATCTGGTCGACGCCGAGTTCCTCACCGCGCACACCGCGGGCTACGACGAAGTGCGGACCGCGTTCCGCGACATCGACATTCCCGCCTTCGCCACCATCAGCGGCGTCGACGTGGACCGGATCAGGGCCGCCGCCCGGCGGATCGCCGCCGCCGCGAGCGTGTGCGTGTACGAGGACCTCGGCATCCAGCAGGCGCCCAACTCCACGCTGGTCTCGTACCTGAACAAGCTGCTGTGGATCGTGACCGGCAATTTCGGGCGGCCGGGGACGATGTTCCTGCACTCGTCGTTCGCGCTGCTGGCCGGTGGGTCGGGCGGTGGATCCGGTGCTCCGCGCCGACGGTCGAGCGGGGCGGCCCGGCTGCGCAAGCGGGTGCTCGCCCGCACCGTCACCGCGGCGGCGGCGACCGTGGGCGCCGCGCTGCCCGCGCTGGCCCGGGTGGACGCGCTGCGCCCCGGTGTCGAAGCGGGCGCCTCCGCGCTGCTCGACGCGGTGGTGCCGCTGGCGGGCGGGCTGCTCGGCGGAGGCGGGGGTGGGGGCGGTAACCGGGTCACGCCGGTCACCGGGGCGAAGATCATCGGCGGGCTCGTACCCTGCAACTCCATCGCCGACGAGATCCTCACCGATCATCCGAACCGCTTCCGCGCCTTGTGGATCGACTCCTCCAATCCCGCGCACTCACTGCCGGACTCGGGGCGGTTCCGTGACGCCATGCGCGCCACCGAGTTGTCGGTGGTGATCGACGTGGCCTTCACCGAGACCGCGCGCCAAGCCGACTACGTGCTGCCCGCGGCGAGCCAGTTCGAGAAGCCCGAGGCCACGTTCTTCAATTTCGAGTTCCCCCGCAATGTCTTCCACCTGCGTAAGCCGCTGCTCGAGCCGTTGCAGGGCACGCTGTCCGAGCCGGAGATCTACGCGCGGCTGCTGCGCAGGCTGCGGGTCGTCGACGACGCGACGATCACCCGGTTGCGGCGCGCGGCCGAGACCGGGCGGGACACCTTCGGCGCGACCTTCCTCGCGACGGTGGCCGCCGATCCCGGCCTGGCGAAGGTCGTGCCGTTCCTGCTGTACGAAACCCTCGGCGCCACACTGGATCCCGCCGTGCGCGGCGCGGCGGTGCTGTGGGGTGTCAGTCAGCTGTGCGCGCTGTCGAACCCGAAGGCGGTGGGGCGCGCCGGCTTCACCGGGCGCGGGCTGACCCCGGGCAACAAGCTGTTCGACGCCATCGTGGCGTCGCCGACGGGGGTGGTGTTCACCGACGACACCTGGGACGACGTGTGGCAGTACGTCAAGCGCGCGGACCGCCGCTTCACCCTCGACGTCGACACGCTGCTCGCCGAGGTCCGTGCCCTTCCCACGGCCCGGACGCAGTGGACCACGCCGGAATTCCCGCTTGTCCTGGCGGCGGGCGAACGCCGCTCCTTCACCGCGAACACCATCTTCCGCAATCCCGACTGGCGCCGCCGTGACCGCGAGGGCCACCTGCGCGTCAGCGCCGCCGACGCCGCGACGGCGGGCCTGTCCGACGGGGACCCGGCTCGCCTGGTCACCGCGACCGGCGCCGCGACCGTCACCGTCGAGATCAGCGACATGATGCGCCCCGGCAACATCGCCCTCCCCAACGGCCACGGCCTCGACTTCCCCCACCCCGACGGCACCACCACCACCGGCATCGCCCCCAACGAACTCACCAGCACCACCCACAAAGACGCCTTCGCAGGCACCCCGTGGCACAAACACGTCCCCGCCCGCCTCGAGCGCGTCCAGTCCGCGGCGAACGCCCCTTAG
- a CDS encoding siderophore-interacting protein, translating into MASPTVQRPTMAYAPLRVSRAVRLTSRMVRITLTCPDPAAFADAGPDQYTKLFFPLPGKRRPDVPPAPAADADVMSWYQRYLAMPDDVRPPMRTYTIRARRPELGELDIDFALHPDHAGPASDWASTAAPGDEIGLLCPPRSLYAPRPDTAWQLLVGDETAIPAIGAILERLDPAVPARVFLEVAGPADEQHFATGTDVRIHWVHRGPRPHGEAVVEAVCAAEFPSGAPYSWISGEAELVKLTRRHLVRDRGVDKRAITFTGYWRRGRTEEENGREKVRRAAAGEPLVDED; encoded by the coding sequence ATGGCAAGCCCGACTGTGCAACGCCCGACCATGGCCTACGCGCCGCTGCGGGTCAGCCGCGCCGTGCGGTTGACGTCCCGGATGGTCCGGATCACCCTCACCTGCCCCGACCCCGCCGCGTTCGCCGACGCGGGCCCTGACCAATACACGAAGCTGTTCTTCCCGCTGCCGGGCAAACGGCGCCCCGACGTGCCGCCTGCGCCCGCGGCCGACGCCGACGTCATGAGCTGGTACCAGCGGTATCTGGCCATGCCCGACGACGTCCGGCCGCCGATGCGCACCTACACCATCCGGGCGCGACGGCCCGAGCTCGGCGAACTGGACATCGATTTCGCGCTGCATCCCGATCACGCGGGCCCCGCGTCCGACTGGGCCTCGACCGCCGCGCCCGGCGACGAGATCGGCCTGCTCTGCCCACCACGGTCGCTCTACGCACCGCGGCCGGACACGGCCTGGCAGTTGCTCGTGGGCGACGAGACCGCGATCCCGGCGATCGGGGCCATCCTCGAGCGCCTCGATCCCGCCGTTCCCGCGCGCGTGTTCCTCGAGGTCGCCGGACCTGCGGACGAGCAGCACTTCGCGACCGGCACCGACGTGCGGATCCACTGGGTGCACCGCGGCCCGCGTCCGCATGGCGAGGCGGTGGTCGAGGCCGTCTGCGCGGCCGAATTCCCCAGCGGCGCACCGTATTCCTGGATCTCCGGCGAAGCCGAGCTGGTGAAGTTGACCCGCAGGCATCTCGTGCGCGACCGGGGTGTCGACAAGCGCGCGATCACCTTCACCGGCTACTGGCGGCGGGGTCGCACCGAGGAGGAGAACGGCCGCGAGAAGGTGCGCCGGGCCGCCGCCGGGGAGCCGCTCGTCGACGAGGACTGA
- a CDS encoding MFS transporter: MSRVDAPAAVASVVTAVRADLAAWVSFAACALAVFLQMIDVTIVNTALPELTADLRASRSAQLLVISAYSLAFACTLLTAARIGAMVGRRTMFLASVLAFTAASVWCGLAGSATELVLARVVQGAAGAGMAAQTIAILTASFPRGRHPLVFALYGAVAGFAGMLGPIVGGVLLTLDLGGWGWRSVFLINLPVGAVAFALAWRFLAAPKPERRQRLDLGGAALSACGLFALIAALTEIQQRGWRAELIVCACAGLAVTALFVVQQRARARRGTDPLLRLDLFADPGFRLGAVLVGAFFGLFTAFVFAASVTLQDVLGYSPLVTGLVMTLFALGAGTGAASSLILVARWGVRAMAAGIALYGGCMAAGAIYLTLTAGAVNPWLTVGPVFLAGFGVGLFGVQLQPLMLAGLDGDRMAEASGVLPTVEQVGNAVGLTVLTTAFFASHTLGGSITMMAAVAVVALILAVATTAMPERA, translated from the coding sequence GTGAGCCGGGTCGACGCGCCCGCCGCCGTCGCGAGCGTCGTCACCGCGGTCCGGGCCGACCTCGCCGCGTGGGTGTCGTTCGCGGCCTGCGCGCTGGCGGTGTTCCTGCAGATGATCGACGTGACCATCGTCAACACCGCGCTGCCGGAGCTGACCGCCGACCTGCGCGCCTCGCGGTCGGCGCAGCTGCTGGTGATCTCGGCGTACTCGCTCGCCTTCGCCTGCACGCTGCTCACCGCGGCGCGCATCGGCGCGATGGTCGGCAGGCGGACGATGTTCCTGGCCTCGGTGCTGGCCTTCACCGCCGCCTCGGTGTGGTGCGGCCTCGCCGGAAGCGCCACCGAACTGGTGCTGGCCCGGGTCGTCCAGGGCGCCGCGGGCGCGGGCATGGCCGCGCAGACGATCGCCATCCTGACCGCGAGTTTCCCGCGTGGGCGGCATCCGCTGGTGTTCGCGCTCTACGGCGCGGTCGCCGGATTCGCGGGGATGCTCGGCCCGATCGTGGGCGGTGTCCTGCTCACCCTGGACCTCGGTGGCTGGGGTTGGCGGTCGGTGTTCCTGATCAATCTGCCTGTCGGGGCGGTCGCGTTCGCGCTGGCCTGGCGCTTCCTCGCGGCGCCGAAACCCGAACGGCGCCAACGCCTGGACCTCGGCGGCGCGGCTCTCTCGGCCTGCGGGCTGTTCGCGCTGATCGCCGCGCTCACCGAGATCCAGCAGCGCGGCTGGCGCGCCGAGTTGATCGTCTGCGCCTGCGCCGGACTCGCGGTGACGGCGCTGTTCGTGGTCCAGCAGCGCGCACGCGCGCGGCGCGGCACCGATCCGCTGCTGCGCCTGGACCTGTTCGCCGACCCCGGCTTCCGGCTCGGTGCGGTGCTGGTCGGGGCGTTCTTCGGGCTGTTCACCGCCTTCGTCTTCGCCGCCTCCGTCACCCTGCAGGACGTGCTCGGCTACTCGCCGCTGGTCACCGGGCTGGTGATGACGCTGTTCGCGCTCGGCGCCGGCACCGGCGCCGCGAGTTCGCTGATCCTGGTGGCGCGCTGGGGTGTCCGTGCCATGGCGGCCGGCATCGCGCTCTACGGCGGCTGTATGGCGGCCGGCGCGATCTACCTGACCCTCACCGCGGGCGCGGTGAACCCGTGGCTGACCGTGGGCCCGGTGTTCCTCGCGGGGTTCGGGGTCGGCCTGTTCGGGGTCCAGTTGCAGCCCCTCATGCTCGCCGGGCTCGACGGGGACCGGATGGCCGAGGCCTCCGGGGTGCTGCCGACCGTCGAACAGGTCGGCAACGCGGTCGGCCTGACCGTGCTGACCACGGCGTTCTTCGCATCGCACACCCTCGGCGGCAGCATCACCATGATGGCGGCCGTCGCGGTGGTCGCCCTGATCCTGGCGGTCGCGACGACCGCCATGCCGGAACGCGCGTGA
- a CDS encoding TetR/AcrR family transcriptional regulator has protein sequence MNPDRRTQAERSASTRAAVIRAGRELFGRNGYGAVSTIAVAEAAGVSRGALYHQFSEKRDLFEAVFEDLERDLVQVIASAVGAARAADPIASLIVGCLAWLQASTAPEVRRIALLDAPAVLGWSRWREIELRHTIGLVENALSGAMAAGRVRTQPVRPLALIVVGALDEAAQFLANSDDDVADMAAVRAVIEQLIAGLAVDS, from the coding sequence ATGAATCCTGATCGCCGCACCCAAGCCGAACGCTCGGCCTCGACCCGGGCCGCGGTGATCCGCGCCGGTCGGGAGTTGTTCGGGCGCAACGGATACGGCGCGGTGAGCACCATCGCGGTGGCCGAGGCGGCCGGGGTCAGCCGGGGCGCGCTCTATCACCAGTTCAGCGAGAAGCGCGACCTGTTCGAGGCGGTCTTCGAGGATCTGGAGCGCGACCTGGTGCAGGTGATCGCGAGCGCGGTGGGTGCGGCCAGGGCCGCGGACCCGATCGCGAGCCTGATCGTCGGCTGCCTGGCCTGGTTGCAGGCCTCGACCGCGCCCGAGGTGCGCCGGATCGCCCTGCTGGACGCGCCCGCGGTGCTGGGCTGGAGCCGGTGGCGCGAGATCGAACTGCGCCACACCATCGGCCTGGTCGAGAACGCCCTGTCCGGCGCGATGGCCGCGGGACGGGTGCGGACCCAGCCGGTGCGGCCGCTCGCGCTGATCGTCGTCGGCGCGCTCGACGAGGCCGCGCAGTTCCTGGCGAATTCCGACGACGACGTCGCCGACATGGCCGCCGTGCGCGCCGTGATCGAGCAGCTCATCGCCGGTCTCGCCGTCGACAGCTGA
- a CDS encoding MarR family winged helix-turn-helix transcriptional regulator, with product MVCGRRDGVDVQELDDPLRLDRQVCFALAVANRSVLAVYRPLLEPLGLTHPQYLVMLALWGEAPMSVKAVAEAIQLDSATLSPLLKRLESAGLITRRRDPHDERTLHIDLTPAGRALRAEAEKIPPAVVSRLGVSLADLEELRDVLGRVNAAARRASQTRELA from the coding sequence ATGGTGTGCGGACGAAGGGACGGTGTGGACGTGCAGGAACTCGACGACCCGCTGCGGCTGGATCGGCAGGTGTGTTTCGCCCTGGCGGTGGCCAACCGCTCGGTGCTGGCGGTCTACCGCCCGCTGCTCGAACCCCTCGGGCTCACGCATCCGCAATACCTGGTGATGCTGGCGCTGTGGGGGGAGGCGCCGATGTCGGTGAAAGCGGTCGCCGAGGCGATCCAGCTGGACTCGGCGACACTGTCGCCGCTGCTCAAACGGCTCGAATCGGCCGGCCTGATCACGCGCCGCCGCGACCCGCACGACGAGCGCACCCTGCACATCGACCTGACGCCGGCCGGGCGCGCGCTGCGCGCCGAGGCCGAGAAGATCCCGCCCGCGGTGGTTTCGCGTCTCGGGGTGAGCCTGGCCGACCTGGAAGAACTACGCGACGTCCTCGGCCGGGTCAACGCGGCCGCGCGACGCGCATCGCAGACGAGGGAGCTCGCATGA
- a CDS encoding VOC family protein has protein sequence MSRHVQITFDAHDPRALSTFWRDVLGYVHPGPPGVELPAGADPLAAWDEFLARVGVPADQRNTRSAIEDPDGHGPRVFFQQVPEDKVVKNRVHLDVRAAPGLAGEERMAALEAECARLVALGATRLRRFEPEPPMSLGFLVLADPEGNEFCLD, from the coding sequence ATGAGCCGCCACGTCCAGATCACCTTCGACGCGCACGACCCCCGCGCCCTGTCGACCTTCTGGCGCGACGTCCTCGGCTACGTCCACCCCGGCCCGCCGGGCGTGGAACTGCCCGCGGGCGCCGATCCGCTGGCCGCCTGGGACGAGTTCCTCGCCCGGGTCGGCGTGCCCGCGGATCAGCGCAACACCCGCTCGGCCATCGAAGACCCCGACGGCCACGGCCCCCGGGTGTTCTTCCAGCAGGTACCCGAGGACAAGGTGGTCAAGAACCGGGTCCACCTCGACGTGCGGGCCGCGCCCGGGCTGGCGGGGGAGGAGCGGATGGCGGCACTCGAGGCCGAGTGCGCGCGGCTGGTCGCCCTCGGCGCCACCCGGCTGCGCCGCTTCGAACCCGAACCGCCGATGAGCCTGGGTTTCCTGGTGCTGGCCGACCCCGAGGGCAACGAGTTCTGCCTGGACTGA
- a CDS encoding TetR/AcrR family transcriptional regulator — protein sequence MGARTNTRQKMLYSAVELLRERGAAGVTVDAVLARSGAPRGSVYHHFPGGRAQIMTESLTLAGDAIGAIIDEAATQGPDRAIQRIGEFWTAILHDSDFDAGCPVVSVAVGGAPDDRHLQPGIAEIFDRWRQALTTTLTAEGVEPARAGRLATMAIASVEGAVILCRVQRTTRPLDDVIAELATLLGTATAR from the coding sequence GTGGGAGCCCGCACCAACACCCGGCAGAAGATGCTCTACAGCGCGGTGGAACTCCTGCGCGAGCGGGGCGCCGCGGGGGTGACGGTGGATGCCGTCCTGGCCCGCAGCGGGGCGCCGCGCGGATCGGTCTATCACCACTTCCCCGGCGGGCGGGCGCAGATCATGACCGAGTCGCTCACCTTGGCCGGCGACGCGATCGGCGCCATCATCGACGAGGCGGCCACCCAGGGCCCGGACCGGGCGATCCAGCGCATCGGCGAGTTCTGGACCGCGATCCTGCACGACTCCGATTTCGACGCGGGCTGCCCGGTGGTCTCGGTGGCGGTGGGCGGCGCCCCCGACGACCGGCATCTGCAACCCGGCATCGCGGAGATCTTCGACCGCTGGCGGCAGGCACTCACCACCACGCTCACCGCCGAGGGCGTCGAGCCCGCGCGCGCGGGGCGGCTGGCCACGATGGCGATCGCGTCGGTGGAGGGCGCGGTCATCCTGTGCCGGGTGCAGCGGACCACCCGGCCGCTCGACGACGTCATCGCCGAACTGGCGACCCTGCTCGGCACCGCGACCGCACGCTAG
- a CDS encoding nuclear transport factor 2 family protein: MSDATKDLFERYHACWADRDPDRIAALHTPDSVFHLHSGGAPAHGPAEIRTAAAETFALVPDLTFTLVNLRVGEDFWVVQWTLSGTSVTGGAVAVDIADVVFVENGAVKAKHTYVDGVAMQAALTAPAVTG; encoded by the coding sequence ATGTCCGATGCCACCAAGGATCTGTTCGAGCGCTATCACGCCTGCTGGGCCGATCGCGACCCCGACCGGATCGCCGCCCTGCACACTCCCGATTCGGTCTTCCACCTGCACTCCGGCGGCGCGCCCGCGCACGGGCCCGCCGAGATCCGCACCGCCGCGGCGGAAACCTTCGCCCTGGTCCCGGATCTGACCTTCACGCTGGTGAACCTGCGCGTCGGCGAGGACTTCTGGGTGGTGCAGTGGACCCTGTCGGGCACCTCGGTCACCGGCGGCGCCGTGGCTGTCGACATCGCCGACGTGGTGTTCGTCGAGAACGGCGCGGTCAAGGCGAAGCACACCTATGTGGACGGGGTGGCGATGCAGGCGGCGCTGACCGCGCCCGCGGTCACCGGCTGA
- a CDS encoding condensation domain-containing protein — MVDFGLIDEWEPAPGRLVTWVATPHSLARAAAAPVHPAPPSLQQEQYLRQADRHSGADFRFSGLCLVTARIPAANLDRDTMTRVITAFLLRHDTFRTWFAIGPDGTVRRHLVPADAVEFAPIDYGRVDDPAAIRSHVEKTTPGPFQWDCFTFGAIEHGDATTVYLAVDHLHTDGLGQYLSASDFAQLYAAELWGEAEPPPRAASYLDYCVAERAHSDRLTLTSPGVRKWLELVRGNDNRLPAFPLDLGRRTDGYHRSAHRGITLLDPEAGDRFEQVCRAYGAEFAGGAFAAAALAERELTGADYYFGMTPISTRTTAAEAVSVGWYVTLVPVAFPLGARTTIPRVLTLAQRAYENGLRLAPTSFHRVLELLPADSEIKAEPGWVTPMISFVDARDFLGHELFDEVGAGVFANRAASEEVLIWINRLPSGTSLSVIYPGTAVAHASVERYLTTVAAMFAAIAAHPC, encoded by the coding sequence GTGGTCGACTTCGGACTGATCGACGAATGGGAGCCCGCACCGGGCAGACTGGTGACCTGGGTCGCCACCCCGCACTCGCTGGCGCGCGCGGCGGCGGCGCCGGTCCATCCGGCCCCGCCGTCGCTGCAACAGGAGCAGTACCTGCGGCAGGCGGACCGGCACTCCGGCGCGGACTTCCGCTTCTCGGGCCTGTGCCTGGTCACCGCGCGCATCCCGGCCGCGAACCTGGACCGCGACACCATGACCCGGGTGATCACGGCATTCCTGCTGCGCCACGACACCTTTCGCACCTGGTTCGCCATCGGACCCGACGGCACCGTGCGCAGGCACCTGGTCCCGGCCGACGCGGTGGAGTTCGCGCCGATCGACTACGGCCGCGTCGACGACCCGGCCGCCATCCGCAGCCATGTCGAGAAGACCACGCCCGGCCCGTTCCAGTGGGACTGCTTCACCTTCGGCGCGATCGAGCACGGCGACGCGACCACCGTCTACCTCGCCGTCGACCACCTGCACACCGACGGACTCGGCCAGTACCTGTCCGCCTCGGACTTCGCCCAGCTCTACGCCGCCGAGTTGTGGGGTGAGGCGGAGCCGCCGCCACGGGCCGCGAGCTACCTGGACTACTGCGTCGCCGAACGCGCGCACAGCGATCGGCTCACCCTCACCTCGCCCGGCGTGCGCAAGTGGCTGGAACTGGTGCGCGGCAACGACAACCGGCTCCCGGCGTTCCCGCTCGACCTCGGCAGGCGCACCGACGGCTACCACCGCAGCGCGCACCGCGGCATCACCCTGCTCGATCCCGAGGCCGGTGATCGGTTCGAACAGGTCTGCCGGGCCTACGGCGCCGAATTCGCCGGGGGCGCCTTCGCCGCGGCGGCGCTGGCCGAACGCGAACTCACCGGGGCCGACTACTACTTCGGCATGACGCCGATCAGCACGAGAACCACGGCGGCGGAGGCGGTGTCGGTCGGCTGGTACGTCACGCTGGTGCCCGTGGCGTTCCCGCTCGGCGCCCGAACGACGATCCCGCGGGTGCTGACCCTGGCCCAGCGTGCCTACGAGAACGGGCTCCGCCTGGCGCCCACCTCGTTTCACCGGGTGCTCGAGCTGCTACCCGCGGACTCCGAGATCAAGGCCGAACCCGGGTGGGTGACACCGATGATCTCGTTCGTCGACGCCCGCGACTTCCTCGGCCACGAACTCTTCGACGAGGTCGGCGCCGGTGTCTTCGCCAACCGGGCCGCCTCCGAGGAGGTCCTCATCTGGATCAACCGCCTGCCCTCGGGCACCTCGCTGAGCGTCATCTATCCCGGCACCGCCGTCGCGCACGCCTCGGTGGAGCGCTATCTCACCACGGTGGCGGCGATGTTCGCCGCCATCGCCGCGCACCCCTGCTGA
- a CDS encoding DUF5313 family protein — MTATTPNLWQRIRYVTGGTLPPSMRDWVLADLTGPGATRRYLMRFLLPVLPVLCLFLLVPGPLWMGLSMIALLYIPLIYFTVALVYVYRRHRLVSHGFDPELADAAERERAEAERRAYESRHHRG, encoded by the coding sequence ATGACCGCCACCACCCCCAACCTCTGGCAGCGCATCCGCTACGTCACCGGCGGCACCCTGCCGCCGTCGATGCGCGACTGGGTCCTGGCCGACCTGACCGGCCCCGGCGCCACCCGCCGCTACCTCATGCGCTTCCTGCTGCCCGTGCTCCCGGTGCTGTGCCTGTTCCTGCTGGTCCCCGGGCCGCTGTGGATGGGGCTGTCGATGATCGCGCTGCTCTACATCCCGCTGATCTACTTCACCGTCGCGCTGGTCTACGTGTACCGGCGGCATCGCCTGGTGAGCCACGGATTCGATCCGGAACTGGCCGACGCGGCCGAGCGCGAGCGCGCCGAGGCCGAGCGTCGCGCGTACGAGAGCCGCCACCACCGCGGGTGA
- a CDS encoding alpha/beta fold hydrolase has protein sequence MRQLDFRGTAIAYDEAGSGPPVVFLHNLGGDRSIWRNQVDDLRHAHRVVAIDLIGYGDSDAPDDGYTLENYLAMVETVFQELDLREVTLVGHCFGSALSLLFARAHPELVRSLVLSSPLTPNTLRPTRTGWAAQLGRHLRIDSLLSAVRIPGPLAGLIVTEQLGAGGAHTRDVVADLRTRWTERRRLMVTAAISRQIPRLAELDSFVPPPDFPPITTVWGGRNRVLSARAGATLDQTLHPVRAIIVEDAGHLVMVEAPETVTTAILSAIDHARGRPR, from the coding sequence ATGCGACAGCTGGATTTTCGCGGCACCGCGATCGCCTACGACGAGGCGGGCTCGGGCCCACCGGTCGTCTTCCTGCACAACCTCGGCGGCGACCGGTCCATCTGGCGCAACCAGGTCGACGACCTGCGGCACGCGCACCGCGTCGTCGCGATCGACCTCATCGGCTACGGCGACTCCGACGCCCCCGACGACGGCTACACCCTGGAGAACTATCTCGCCATGGTCGAGACGGTGTTCCAGGAACTGGACCTGCGCGAGGTGACCCTGGTCGGGCACTGTTTCGGCAGCGCGCTGTCACTGCTGTTCGCCCGCGCCCACCCCGAGCTCGTGCGCTCGCTGGTGCTCAGCAGTCCGCTCACCCCGAACACGCTGCGCCCGACCCGGACCGGCTGGGCCGCGCAGCTGGGCAGGCACCTGCGCATCGACTCGCTGCTGTCGGCGGTGCGGATCCCCGGCCCGCTGGCCGGTCTCATCGTCACCGAACAACTCGGGGCGGGCGGCGCGCACACCCGGGACGTCGTCGCGGACCTGCGCACCCGCTGGACCGAACGCCGCAGGCTGATGGTGACCGCCGCGATCTCCCGCCAGATCCCGCGTCTGGCCGAGCTGGACAGCTTCGTGCCGCCGCCGGACTTCCCGCCGATCACCACCGTCTGGGGCGGCCGCAACCGGGTGCTGTCGGCCCGGGCGGGCGCCACGCTGGACCAGACCCTGCACCCGGTGCGTGCCATCATCGTCGAGGACGCGGGGCACCTCGTGATGGTGGAGGCGCCCGAGACCGTGACCACCGCCATCCTGTCCGCGATCGACCACGCGAGAGGACGTCCACGATGA